In one Grus americana isolate bGruAme1 chromosome 1, bGruAme1.mat, whole genome shotgun sequence genomic region, the following are encoded:
- the ICOSLG gene encoding ICOS ligand: protein MEPRGYGFLFLLHHILRVAVALEEEIIVSKLGDNATLSCIYQGRKLPLKNLRVYWQIADDPEECSVVHALISGQDNESEQCIQFKNRTQLFWDRLESGNFSLLLLNVSQSDERTYKCVVLQKTEYNKVIHQAEVVLSLAASYSQPILSGPIRNSDSTGEEVTFSCRSGNGYPEPNVYWINKTDNSRLPPSELEITPHADGTYSVFSTLKVKATSNMQIECSIENKILQENLSANYTHLKQSDGSGTESHKNLEKNGRGAQAAGIVSIVILMGLLAVLTCWLWRRRSAKLVSYTDVQPNEDKGGLNSPV from the exons ATGGAGCCGCGAGG ctatggatttctctttctgcttcatcATATCCTGAGAGTTG CTGTTGCACTGGAGGAGGAGATCATTGTCAGTAAACTTGGAGACAACGCTACGCTGAGTTGCATTTACCAAGGAAGAAAATTGCCCTTAAAGAATCTACGGGTATATTGGCAAATAGCTGATGATCCAGAAGAGTGCTCAGTTGTACATGCGCTGATCTCTGGTCAAGACAATGAAAGTGAACAGTGTATTCAATTCAAAAACAGGACTCAGTTATTCTGGGATAGATTGGAAAGTGGcaatttttctctgctgctacTAAACGTCAGCCAGAGCGATGAACGTACATACAAATGTGTAGTCCTGCAGAAAACTGAATATAACAAGGTGATTCACCAGGCAGAAGTGGTTCTCAGTTTAGCAG CTAGTTATAGCCAGCCGATACTCAGTGGACCGATAAGAAACAGTGACAGCACTGGAGAGGAGGTGACTTTCAGCTGCAGGTCCGGCAATGGATACCCAGAGCCCAATGTTTATTGGATAAATAAAACGGACAACAGCCGCCTGCCTCCATCAGAGCTGGAGATCACCCCCCACGCTGATGGCACTTACAGCGTTTTTAGCACGCTGAAGGTTAAAGCCACTTCTAACATGCAAATAGAGTGCtccatagaaaataaaatactgcaggAGAATCTGTCAGCCAACT ACACACACCTGAAGCAAAGCGATGGTTCTGGCACAGAAAGTCacaaaaacctggaaaaaaatggacGAGGTGCTCAAGCAGCTGGCATCGTTTCTATTGTCATACTGATGGGTCTGCTAGCTGTTTTAACCTGCTGGCTGTGGAGACGGAGGTCCGCTAAACTAGTGTCCTACACAG ATGTCCAACCCAATGAAGACAAAGGAGGACTCAACt cACCTGTCTAA